The window GAAAACGTCACCGGGGTAAGCTTCACGGCCGGGAGGACGACGAAGCAGCAGGGACATCTGGCGGTAAGCGGTAGCCTGCTTGGAAAGGTCATCATAGATGATCAGAGCGTGCTGGCCGCCGTCGCGGTAGAATTCAGCCATGGTGCAGCCGGTGTAAGCAGCGATGAACTGCAGCGGTGCAGGCTCGGAAGCGGTTGCGGAGATGATGGTGGTGTAAGCCATCGCGCCGTACTTCTTCAGAGTGTCGGCAACCAGAGCAACGGTGGACTTCTTCTGACCAATGGCCACGTAGAAGCACTTAATGCCGGTTTCCTTCTGAGCAAGAATGGCGTCGATACAAACAGCGGTCTTACCAACCTGACGGTCGCCGATAACCAGTTCACGCTGACCACGACCGATGGGGGTCATGGCGTCGATAGCCTTGATGCCGGTAGGCATGGGCTGGTGAACGGACTTACGAGCGATGATGCCGGGGGCCTTGAGTTCCACGGGACGGATGTCCTTGGATTCAACAGGTCCCAGACCGTCGAGGGGCTGACCCAGGGGGTCAAGAACACGACCGATAACGGCGTCGCCCACGGGAACGGAGAAGATCTGGCCGGTACGCTTTACCGGGTCGCCTTCCTTAATGCCAGTATCTGCACCGAGAAGAGCGACACCCACGTTGTCTTCTTCAAGGTTGAGAACCATACCCTTCAGGCCGCCGGGGAACTCAAGAAGTTCCATGGCCATGGCATTACGAACGCCGTAAACACGAGCAATACCGTCACCAACGGAGAGAACGGTACCAGTTTCGCTCATTTCGACGCGCTGTTCGTAATTCTCGATCTGGCTTTCAATGATTTTGGAGATTTCTTCTGCTTTAATCTGCATGGCCCTACTCACCCCTCTTGATGTTTTCTTTCAAGATACCCAGCTGAGCGCGGAGGCTCGCGTCAAGCACCTGGTCGCCGATCTTCAGCAGAACGCCACCAAGGATGCCCTTGTTAACGCCGAAGTCCAGGATGAGCTTCTGGTTTGCTTGTTTTTCCAGCTGGGTTTTTACCGCCTCGCGCTTCGCCTCGGGAAGTTCTACCGCAGTGATGAGCTCACCGCGAACAACTCCCTGCTCAGCGTCGAGCAGAATGTTGTAGAACGCCTGAATGTCAGGAATCAGTGCAAGTCGATCCTTTTCCGCCAGCAGGAAACAGAAGTTGCGGACGATCGCGCTTGCCTTGACGCTGTCGAGAACCTTTTCGATGACCGCGCGCTTTTCTTCCTGAGAGAAGATCGGGTTGCGGAACACCTTACCGAGCTCAGGCGTGCCCTCAATGGCCTTCGCCAGGGAGGCAAGTTCCTGTCCGAAGGAATCAAGTTCCTTCGCACCGGCTTTCTTACCGATGGAGAAGAGTGCCCTGGCGTATCTGCGTGCTACGATATTGCCGGTCAATTGAGCACCACCTTCGTTAAGTATTTATCGATGAGCTTTTCGTGATCTTCGTTGGTCAGCTTTTCGGCGAGCATCTGCTCGGCGGCGCTTACAACGAGTTCGGCCATTTCAGCACGCATCTGCTCAACGGCCTGCTTCACTTCAGTCTCAGCGGTCTTGGTGGCCTGTGCCGTAATCTGGGAAGCGGTCTGTTCAGCCTTCTCAATGATGGCTGCCTTGATACGCTCACCCTGAGCACGGTACTCAGCGATAATCTCATTACGCTCGGCCTCGATGTTGGCAATACGCTGCTCGACATCGGCAAGGCTCTTGCGAGCCTGGGTCTTACGGGTTTCGAGATCCGCAAGTTCCTGCTCAATGCCAGTGCGGCGACCGGAGAAGAAGCCCACGATCTTCTTGCCAGCCTTAAACCAGATTACCCCTACCACCACGGCAAAGGTGACGACGCGAGCTGCGAAGTTGCCCCAAGGCAACTCATGACCACCGCCCGCGGCCTCGGATGCTACGGCTGCCACAACTGCGAGCAGTGTAAGCGCCAATGCACCGGTTAGAATTCTAAGCCCTTTCAAAGCGAACCCTCCTTCAACGCTTGCGCGTGCTTATCCGAGCACTTTGGCCGTGGCTTTACCAGCAAGGGCACCCACTTGGCCCTTGAGAGTCTCCATAGCCTTGGCGACGTCGGCGGTCACCTTTTCCCTAGAAGCGGAAATAACAGCCTGCGCCTCCTGGTTGGCTTTGGCGAGGATGCCTGCTTCCTGGACGAGTGCCGCTTCCTTTACCTTTTCACGCTCAGCGGTGGCGTTCTTGCGTGCTTCGGTAAGGGCAGCCTCATAGTTCTTGAGTTTCGCTTCCGCAGAACCAACAAACTGTTCAGCATCGCCCAGCAGACCCGACATCTTATCCTGCCGCTGCTTGATGATTTCCCGAATCGGACGAATCAGGAGAGCGTTCAAGACAAACAGCACGACGAGGAAGTTCACCAATTGGATAACTAATGTAATATCCAGATTGATCATGCCTGCTCCCTTAGTGAGGTTGTGAATTTAAGCTCAAAGTGGTTCCCGAATTAGCTGATTCATAGTGTTGTGTCAAAACCTTTTTTAAAAAAAGATGGTTACTGTTCAACCAATCAGTTCCGGATATCTCTCTGTTTTCATTTTGAATACAAAAAAAGCCCCCCGTTTCGGGAGGCTTTTTTTCCTATCCACTTCCTATAGCGAACTATTTCTGCCCGGAGGCCTCTTTTGCCCCTTTGTCAGGGGTAACGGAGGCCTGCATGGCGATGTGACCTTCCAGCTTGGCACCTTCCTCCACCATGAGGACGGGAGCCTGCAAGCTGCCGACAAGGTTGGCGGTGCGATGCAGCACAGCCTTCTTAGTGGCGATGATTTCGCCCTGAATATTACCAGAAAGAATAAGCTGGCCTACCCGCACCTGTCCTTCGACCCGAGCGTCCTTGCCGATTATGAGAGTTCCCTCGGATTGCACTTCGCCGTTGAAAACGCCGTCTATGCGCACCGAGCCCTGGAAATTCAATTTGCCCTGATACACGGTCCCGGAACCGAGAAAGGCATTGATTTCATCTCTGGCCATTGGTCGCTCCTTATTTGTGACAGAGAGTACAAGCAAATACAACTGACCGGCAAAACCGGATCAATTCGTTTTAAAGACAAACCGCCTCATCGAGACATTCAAAACCAGCCCTATGAGGCAAAAGTTTACCAGTGTGGCGCTACCACCATAGCTGATAAAGGGCAAGGGGATGCCAACCACCGGCATAAGCCCCATAACCATGCCCATGTTTATCAGAAACTGCCAGAAAAAATAGAAGAAAACCCCTGCAGAAAGGAATGAGCCGAAGCGGTCCTTGGCATCTCTGGCAGTATTAAAGATGGCGAGCAGAAAAAGGCAGAACAGAATCAGAAGGATCGTGCATCCCACAAAGCCCCATTCCTCACCAAACACGGCAATGGCGAAGTCAGTGTGTTTTTCCGGAAGAAAGCGCAGTTGAGACTGGGTTCCTTCCATGAATCCCTTGCCCCACACCTCGCCAGAACCGATGGCGATCTGTGATTGGATGATATGATACCCTGAACCGAGAGGGTCATCGCCCGGGTTCAGGAACGTCAGAACGCGCTGCTTCTGATAGTCCTTCATAAACATCCAGCCAATGGGTAGACATGCGGGAAACGCCACCAGACAGGTTCTGAACACCCCCTTGCTCAGGCCACGGAAGAGGATGATGCCGCCCACGTTGAGCAACATGTTCAGCGTGGTCCCCAAATCTGGCTGCTTGAGAATGAACACGGCAGGAATAAGGCACACACCGATGACCTTGACAAACTCTCCCCAGCCCAGCGGATGCGAATTGCGGGCCAGCAACTTGGCCGCGATGAGAATGGCGGCAATCTTGGCCAGTTCGCTCGGTTGCAGGTTAAAGAAGCCGAGCGATATCCATCGCTTTGCGCCATAAATTGTCTTACCTGCAATGGGCACCATGGCCAGCAGCACAACGGTGAGAATAAATACGGGCCAGGCCAGGCTACGCCAATGGCGATAGTCCAGCACCATGACAAGGAGCATGCCGAGCAGCCCGACTCCGCCCCAGACAAGCTGCTTCTGATAAAAGCTGCCCATGGCGATGCCGTCTTCCGACATGAACGCACTGGCGGAGTAAAGATTAAGAACGCCCACACAGAAAAGGATGGCCGTCATGAGAACGAGCCCCCAGTTCATGTGCGTCAGCAGTCGTCTGTCAATGGCCATTACTGATTCTCCTCACTGAACAGGTGATCATAGACCCTCTTGACAATAGGACCAGCTGCCGAACCGCCGTGACCGCCATGCTCCAGCATGCAGACCACTACATAGCGCTTGTCGCCCTTATAGCCCCACGAGGCCATCCAGGCGTGGTCGCGTTCCCAGTATTCCATCTCCTCCACCTTCTGACGCTCGTCATTGGCTTTGAGCTTCAGCTTGACCACCTGCGCAGTACCGGTTTTACCGCCAATGACAGCTCCTTTGGTCTGCAACCGTTTGGCCGTTCCCCGCTGTTCCTCAACAGTCCTGCGCATGGCATCCAGAAGGAGGGCTCGCTGCGATTCGTTCAACGGAATAGTTCTTCGTACAGTAGGCTCACTGTCGGCCAACAGGCTGGGCTGCATGAGCTTGCCATCGTTCATGAGAGCACCCAGAAAGCACGCTACCTGAACCGGCGTTACCAACGTGAAGCCCTGACCAATGGCAGTGATAACTGTTTCACCGCGCTGCCACGGTTCGCCGAAACGTTTGCGCTTCCAGTCCCGTGAAGGCACAAGGCCGGAACGCTCGTGCGGCAGCCCCAGCCCCGTCTGCTCTCCAAAGCCGTTAGCCTTGGCGAAGGCTTCCATCTTGTCCACGCCGATGCGGTTCAGCATTTCATAATAATATACGTCGCAGG is drawn from Desulfovibrio mangrovi and contains these coding sequences:
- a CDS encoding bactofilin family protein, giving the protein MARDEINAFLGSGTVYQGKLNFQGSVRIDGVFNGEVQSEGTLIIGKDARVEGQVRVGQLILSGNIQGEIIATKKAVLHRTANLVGSLQAPVLMVEEGAKLEGHIAMQASVTPDKGAKEASGQK
- the rodA gene encoding rod shape-determining protein RodA, coding for MAIDRRLLTHMNWGLVLMTAILFCVGVLNLYSASAFMSEDGIAMGSFYQKQLVWGGVGLLGMLLVMVLDYRHWRSLAWPVFILTVVLLAMVPIAGKTIYGAKRWISLGFFNLQPSELAKIAAILIAAKLLARNSHPLGWGEFVKVIGVCLIPAVFILKQPDLGTTLNMLLNVGGIILFRGLSKGVFRTCLVAFPACLPIGWMFMKDYQKQRVLTFLNPGDDPLGSGYHIIQSQIAIGSGEVWGKGFMEGTQSQLRFLPEKHTDFAIAVFGEEWGFVGCTILLILFCLFLLAIFNTARDAKDRFGSFLSAGVFFYFFWQFLINMGMVMGLMPVVGIPLPFISYGGSATLVNFCLIGLVLNVSMRRFVFKTN
- the atpA gene encoding F0F1 ATP synthase subunit alpha, which codes for MQIKAEEISKIIESQIENYEQRVEMSETGTVLSVGDGIARVYGVRNAMAMELLEFPGGLKGMVLNLEEDNVGVALLGADTGIKEGDPVKRTGQIFSVPVGDAVIGRVLDPLGQPLDGLGPVESKDIRPVELKAPGIIARKSVHQPMPTGIKAIDAMTPIGRGQRELVIGDRQVGKTAVCIDAILAQKETGIKCFYVAIGQKKSTVALVADTLKKYGAMAYTTIISATASEPAPLQFIAAYTGCTMAEFYRDGGQHALIIYDDLSKQATAYRQMSLLLRRPPGREAYPGDVFYLHSRLLERAAKVNDSLGAGSMTALPIIETQAGDVSAYIPTNVISITDGQVYLEPNLFNAGVRPAINVGLSVSRVGGAAQIKAMKQVAGTMRLDLAQYRELAAFAQFGSDLDKATQAKLNRGARLVELLKQPQYEPMPFNEQVASMYAATRGFMDDVPVNKIRTFESAYIEFLRNAKADILADLKAREVIDADIEGRLKAAIEEFKKSFAA
- the atpH gene encoding ATP synthase F1 subunit delta, whose protein sequence is MTGNIVARRYARALFSIGKKAGAKELDSFGQELASLAKAIEGTPELGKVFRNPIFSQEEKRAVIEKVLDSVKASAIVRNFCFLLAEKDRLALIPDIQAFYNILLDAEQGVVRGELITAVELPEAKREAVKTQLEKQANQKLILDFGVNKGILGGVLLKIGDQVLDASLRAQLGILKENIKRGE
- a CDS encoding ATP synthase F0 subunit B; translated protein: MKGLRILTGALALTLLAVVAAVASEAAGGGHELPWGNFAARVVTFAVVVGVIWFKAGKKIVGFFSGRRTGIEQELADLETRKTQARKSLADVEQRIANIEAERNEIIAEYRAQGERIKAAIIEKAEQTASQITAQATKTAETEVKQAVEQMRAEMAELVVSAAEQMLAEKLTNEDHEKLIDKYLTKVVLN
- a CDS encoding ATP synthase F0 subunit B translates to MINLDITLVIQLVNFLVVLFVLNALLIRPIREIIKQRQDKMSGLLGDAEQFVGSAEAKLKNYEAALTEARKNATAEREKVKEAALVQEAGILAKANQEAQAVISASREKVTADVAKAMETLKGQVGALAGKATAKVLG